The following are from one region of the Methanospirillum hungatei genome:
- a CDS encoding HEPN domain-containing protein, protein MKNRPIVEDWLIRSRSNLCRAQSGQTSDEILFEDLCFDCQQSVEKSLKGLLIAIDIEAPRTHNISILIEYLAKTGITIPHQVIIASDLTEFAVQTRYPGIYEPITGEEFAESLEIAENVYSWVLSELAKLPD, encoded by the coding sequence ATGAAAAACCGACCAATTGTTGAAGACTGGCTAATCCGTTCACGAAGTAATCTTTGCAGAGCACAATCTGGGCAGACCTCTGATGAGATATTATTTGAAGATCTCTGCTTTGATTGTCAACAATCAGTAGAAAAATCGTTGAAAGGACTTCTTATTGCAATTGATATCGAAGCTCCACGAACTCATAATATTAGTATATTAATAGAATACCTTGCAAAAACCGGGATTACAATACCGCATCAGGTAATAATTGCTTCAGACCTCACAGAATTTGCAGTGCAAACACGATATCCAGGAATATATGAACCCATAACCGGAGAAGAATTTGCAGAGTCTCTTGAAATTGCTGAAAATGTTTATTCCTGGGTTTTAAGTGAGTTAGCTAAATTACCGGATTAA
- a CDS encoding nucleotidyltransferase domain-containing protein, translating into MDDTSLAKVIRIIIEAIDPDSIILFGSRAKDSHNKESDYDICVLKTGLKERRKTAKMLYRSLYGVGVPVDILVETPDSFNTHKNNPHLIYREIAQFGKVLYEKPTNC; encoded by the coding sequence ATGGATGATACCTCTCTTGCAAAAGTGATCCGGATAATTATCGAAGCAATAGATCCCGATTCTATCATCCTTTTTGGTTCACGTGCAAAGGATAGTCACAATAAAGAGAGCGATTATGATATCTGTGTCCTTAAAACCGGATTAAAAGAGAGGAGAAAAACAGCCAAGATGCTATATCGATCCCTATATGGAGTTGGAGTCCCGGTGGACATCCTGGTCGAAACTCCTGATTCATTCAATACACATAAAAATAATCCTCACCTGATATATCGTGAAATAGCTCAATTTGGAAAGGTACTTTATGAAAAACCGACCAATTGTTGA
- a CDS encoding GNAT family N-acetyltransferase, with protein MTHFTPVTHRDLPEIKEIYDHYILHSTATFHSEKITLPKLEEIIYLNNPRYPSFLIHEADEVIGYCFLSRFKKRQAYDRTAEVSVYLKPGFTGKGIGTLAMHHIEGAAKKGGIHVLIGTLCGENYASIRLLEHMGYTKAAHLRNVGEKFGKILDVVMYQKDV; from the coding sequence ATGACTCATTTCACTCCCGTAACCCATAGAGACCTCCCGGAGATCAAAGAGATATACGATCATTACATCCTCCACTCAACCGCAACCTTCCACAGCGAAAAAATAACCCTCCCGAAACTGGAGGAGATCATCTACCTTAACAATCCCCGGTACCCCTCCTTTCTCATTCACGAAGCAGACGAGGTCATCGGATACTGTTTTCTCTCCCGGTTTAAAAAAAGACAGGCATATGACCGGACTGCAGAAGTAAGTGTATACTTAAAACCGGGTTTTACAGGAAAGGGAATCGGAACTTTAGCCATGCACCATATTGAGGGGGCAGCAAAAAAAGGAGGTATCCATGTGCTAATAGGGACACTTTGTGGGGAAAACTATGCCAGTATCCGATTGCTGGAACATATGGGGTACACAAAAGCCGCTCATCTCCGGAACGTCGGGGAAAAATTCGGCAAAATCCTTGATGTGGTCATGTACCAGAAAGATGTATAA
- a CDS encoding PKD domain-containing protein produces MSNKNYGFFLLLCSIGLIISSASGTGYHIPTVAEGLLNDTGCYIGAYLGGNQGANNAMCVNYYRKSNNAPYETQILDHPLEYGEKKTGNSNEELKETDTGIETFRTAINVLKPGGGKKQLLFSRYYNLYYYPDNDYGKIPYTESPAPYIWAEKVLQQNGIPVLVLYPWALQTNGLLDLTAQNGYHAPMTGVAIITEIAQKCDALSKKYADSNGKPATILLCFGLEFNTQKIVNPTGIDAGDNENKKAWRQMFRSAYTIVRAHANPSVQMVWAGNIAQTKNDRIFYWPGTDDNGNQMAEDFVDWVGMTWYPWKNGPTTLDDLAGFYYYYARDRNHPMIFMETSADGNGISADELSLKNNQVTYLYNKNTLQKYPNIKGIIWFNVIKGEDNTNQQLVTKNFLIPDGNWNNQGKSTTKPGYVYSSSNQTAMMSSRYPNAVTDPYFIGYSAPSLSADFDLVIDKDSMTIICTDTSTGQGINSWKWDVNGDTKPEYYSQNITHRYKSPGNYPITLVISNGMQTHSITRIVTIPSGDPERDCYLFIGSFPSNAEIWVDDAQKIGITTPNMMTRYLVPGGAHSISLIRDGYTTWTGSYSLKWPQVRYFGQITLNPVLRSSHQNRTDFGGIKTGILTTGSTGGQKPQGIMPGISIKLDSGIGTVPSIPDVLPASIPSI; encoded by the coding sequence ATGAGTAATAAAAACTACGGGTTTTTTCTACTTCTTTGCAGTATTGGGTTAATTATTTCATCAGCATCAGGAACCGGGTATCATATTCCAACTGTAGCTGAAGGTTTACTCAACGATACTGGATGTTATATCGGTGCATATCTTGGGGGAAACCAGGGGGCGAACAATGCTATGTGTGTCAATTATTACCGAAAATCTAACAATGCCCCGTATGAAACCCAAATCCTTGATCATCCCCTGGAATATGGGGAGAAAAAGACTGGCAATAGTAATGAAGAATTAAAAGAGACAGACACCGGAATCGAAACGTTTCGAACAGCTATTAATGTACTGAAACCTGGTGGGGGGAAAAAACAACTTCTTTTCTCCCGTTATTACAATCTGTATTATTATCCGGATAATGATTATGGAAAAATCCCATACACAGAATCTCCCGCTCCTTATATCTGGGCTGAAAAGGTCCTCCAGCAGAATGGTATTCCAGTCCTGGTACTCTACCCCTGGGCACTTCAGACTAACGGACTTTTGGATCTGACTGCTCAAAATGGATATCATGCTCCTATGACTGGTGTTGCTATTATAACCGAGATTGCCCAGAAATGTGATGCATTAAGTAAGAAATATGCTGACTCAAACGGAAAACCCGCAACAATTCTCCTCTGCTTCGGGCTTGAATTTAATACACAGAAAATAGTAAATCCAACCGGGATTGATGCTGGAGACAACGAAAACAAAAAAGCATGGAGACAGATGTTCCGGTCAGCATACACCATCGTCCGTGCACATGCCAATCCATCCGTCCAAATGGTGTGGGCAGGCAATATTGCCCAGACGAAAAACGACCGGATTTTTTATTGGCCCGGGACGGATGATAACGGAAATCAGATGGCGGAAGACTTTGTTGACTGGGTCGGGATGACCTGGTACCCCTGGAAAAACGGTCCCACGACTCTGGATGATCTCGCCGGATTTTATTATTATTATGCTCGGGATCGGAATCATCCAATGATCTTCATGGAGACTAGTGCTGATGGCAACGGAATTTCGGCGGATGAATTATCTTTGAAAAACAATCAGGTCACATATCTGTATAACAAGAATACTCTTCAAAAATATCCAAATATCAAAGGAATTATCTGGTTTAATGTAATAAAGGGGGAAGATAATACCAACCAGCAACTGGTTACCAAAAATTTCCTGATTCCGGATGGAAACTGGAATAATCAGGGGAAAAGTACCACAAAACCCGGTTATGTGTATTCTTCATCAAATCAAACTGCTATGATGAGTTCCCGATATCCAAACGCTGTTACAGATCCTTATTTTATCGGATATTCAGCCCCCTCCCTATCGGCAGATTTCGATCTGGTTATCGACAAAGATTCAATGACGATAATCTGCACGGATACCAGTACAGGACAGGGAATTAATTCATGGAAATGGGATGTCAATGGCGATACAAAACCTGAATATTATTCACAGAATATCACTCACCGGTATAAATCACCTGGAAATTATCCGATTACCCTGGTGATCTCGAACGGGATGCAAACCCATAGTATAACCAGAATTGTTACCATTCCATCTGGAGATCCTGAGCGGGATTGTTATCTCTTTATCGGTTCTTTCCCTTCGAATGCTGAAATCTGGGTGGATGATGCTCAAAAAATCGGGATAACCACACCCAATATGATGACACGGTATCTTGTGCCTGGGGGAGCCCATTCGATCTCCCTTATAAGAGATGGGTATACAACCTGGACCGGATCTTATTCTCTGAAATGGCCTCAGGTCCGGTACTTCGGACAGATAACACTAAATCCCGTCCTGAGATCATCACATCAAAACCGTACCGATTTTGGAGGAATAAAAACAGGAATACTGACGACGGGGAGTACCGGTGGGCAAAAACCTCAGGGTATTATGCCTGGAATATCTATCAAATTGGATTCCGGGATAGGAACGGTACCATCAATCCCGGACGTACTCCCGGCTTCTATTCCTTCCATCTGA
- a CDS encoding LytS/YhcK type 5TM receptor domain-containing protein has product MEEILLHNSFILFEIICVIAVFAIFIIRSNYFTEILEHRPRIITQILFMVFYGLLSIIGTVTGIGLFGSIGNVRDIGPMMAGLTCGPVIGLGAGIIGGVYRFLQGGPYMYTGLSAPILCGILGGVLYLANNREFVPTWMATLYMALCDTLISIYTLTIVTPPEQLWTITRNIAIPMIVGSTVGVFIFSYFIHAQMAERKRDQEYKQLERQNADRKNLESIINTLADPVFLIDKQYTWRLVNDRFCQFFGKTRDSLIGRPVAEFLPAEEYEVIRDQSERVFHTGSSLETEMIVTGLNGQNFTVISKNTLYVDSNGQEYIVGIIRDISMRKKMEETIKESEARLSSI; this is encoded by the coding sequence ATGGAAGAGATCCTCCTCCATAATTCTTTCATCCTTTTTGAAATTATATGTGTAATTGCTGTTTTTGCAATATTTATTATCCGAAGTAATTATTTTACTGAGATCCTTGAACACCGGCCCAGGATTATCACACAGATTCTCTTTATGGTCTTTTATGGGCTTCTTTCCATAATTGGAACCGTCACGGGAATCGGCCTCTTTGGATCGATTGGAAACGTCCGTGATATCGGCCCGATGATGGCCGGTCTGACCTGTGGTCCGGTGATTGGACTTGGAGCAGGAATAATTGGAGGAGTGTACCGGTTTTTGCAGGGAGGACCGTATATGTATACCGGTCTTTCTGCCCCGATACTCTGTGGGATCCTCGGGGGAGTATTGTATCTTGCAAATAACCGGGAATTTGTGCCAACCTGGATGGCAACACTCTATATGGCGTTATGTGATACCCTCATTTCCATTTATACCCTGACTATCGTAACCCCTCCTGAACAACTCTGGACAATTACCCGGAATATCGCAATTCCGATGATTGTTGGTTCTACCGTCGGTGTGTTTATCTTTTCTTATTTTATCCATGCACAGATGGCGGAGAGGAAACGAGATCAGGAATATAAACAGCTGGAAAGACAAAACGCTGATAGAAAAAATCTTGAATCAATAATCAATACATTAGCAGATCCTGTTTTTCTCATCGATAAACAGTATACCTGGAGATTAGTGAATGACCGGTTCTGTCAGTTTTTTGGGAAAACCCGGGATAGCCTTATTGGAAGACCGGTTGCAGAATTCCTTCCCGCTGAAGAGTATGAGGTCATCCGCGATCAGAGTGAACGGGTATTTCATACCGGAAGTTCTCTAGAGACCGAAATGATTGTTACCGGCCTTAATGGTCAGAATTTTACCGTTATTTCTAAAAATACGCTGTATGTGGATTCGAATGGTCAGGAATATATTGTCGGGATTATCCGTGATATTTCTATGCGGAAAAAGATGGAGGAAACTATCAAAGAAAGTGAAGCCCGATTATCATCCATATAG
- a CDS encoding PAS domain-containing sensor histidine kinase, producing MQFVIDKNHRVLYWNKAIETFSGISASTIIGTTNHWNPFYRKERPMLADFLVDEDVKNISQWYSDRVIKAPYVSGSYEGIEFMPDAESPGGWFYFTAAPVRDINGRIIGAVETFQDISETKKLESALQLTLKKLNLLSSITRHDLLNKLSILSGLWYLITEYVHDPEGTEILTRVKDTNESIQRQLAMTREYQELGIKAPVWQNLSDVFHSAVRELDSGPFVIDIPESSIEIFADALLSKVFYNLFENAIRHGEKVSHIRVLYAITDKELHITVNDDGVGIPSGEKEYIFERGYGKNTGWGLFLSKEILEITGITIREIGTPGEGAVFEIIVPKTGFRKED from the coding sequence ATGCAGTTTGTGATTGATAAAAATCATCGGGTATTATATTGGAATAAGGCCATTGAGACATTTTCAGGTATTTCTGCAAGCACCATAATCGGAACGACAAATCATTGGAACCCCTTTTATCGGAAAGAGCGTCCGATGCTTGCTGATTTTCTGGTAGATGAGGATGTTAAGAATATATCCCAGTGGTATAGCGATAGAGTGATAAAGGCACCATATGTGAGTGGATCGTATGAAGGAATAGAATTTATGCCAGATGCAGAATCACCTGGAGGGTGGTTTTATTTTACTGCTGCACCGGTCCGGGATATCAATGGGCGGATCATTGGAGCAGTTGAAACATTTCAGGATATCAGTGAAACTAAAAAACTTGAATCTGCATTGCAACTCACCCTTAAAAAATTAAATCTCTTATCCAGTATAACCAGGCACGATCTGCTCAATAAATTATCAATTCTTTCAGGACTGTGGTATCTCATCACCGAATATGTACATGATCCAGAGGGAACAGAGATTCTTACAAGAGTTAAGGACACGAATGAATCTATTCAGCGTCAGTTAGCAATGACCCGTGAATACCAGGAGCTCGGAATCAAGGCTCCGGTATGGCAGAACCTATCCGACGTTTTTCATTCAGCGGTCAGGGAACTTGATTCCGGGCCGTTTGTGATTGATATTCCAGAATCTTCGATTGAGATCTTTGCAGATGCTCTCCTTTCAAAAGTTTTTTACAATCTTTTTGAAAATGCAATCCGACATGGAGAGAAAGTCAGTCATATCCGGGTATTGTATGCAATAACTGATAAGGAACTTCACATCACGGTGAACGATGATGGGGTAGGAATACCCTCTGGCGAAAAAGAGTACATCTTTGAACGGGGATATGGTAAAAATACCGGGTGGGGATTGTTCCTTTCAAAAGAGATTCTTGAAATAACTGGAATTACTATCCGGGAAATCGGGACTCCGGGAGAAGGAGCAGTTTTTGAGATCATAGTACCTAAAACGGGATTCAGGAAAGAGGATTAA
- a CDS encoding ABC transporter substrate-binding protein, translating to MNRIFLLMVICTISLSGFGAADSTANEEEISLYALIPTGEDMLSKGEATKAALEIASEDMNALYEKTGSKKRVVVNTTDYTLEPGSALAAIEQLNSLGIHMVLGYFASSELTEIKPFADSHDMLILSTGSTATSLSVDDNILRFNPDDSNMADTIVMLLKNEGIHDIVPLVRDDIWGNELSLLIHEKMETDMTLDDIERYDPEVSSYEDVVSRLDTQVGAVLAEEKAENVGVLALTFGEIAPIMEEASDAKYPNISRVRWFGTDGNTLIPDITNSRVASKFAEDQKFTGTTYSRFIMAQETPVTGEFITKIGYDPDGYAYGTYDMAKIAVHAIELKGSDDARALKTAVTAVADMYSGPTGETSLIETGDRSEIHYAFWTVTTDSSGKGTWEFVGEANKWEGESSPVITMKEDHLNEE from the coding sequence TTGAATCGAATATTTCTCCTTATGGTCATCTGCACAATTTCCCTCTCCGGATTCGGTGCTGCAGATAGTACGGCTAATGAAGAAGAGATCTCTCTTTATGCCTTAATTCCTACTGGAGAAGATATGTTATCAAAGGGGGAGGCAACGAAAGCGGCTCTGGAAATTGCATCAGAGGATATGAATGCCTTGTATGAAAAGACCGGATCTAAGAAAAGAGTCGTTGTTAATACCACCGATTACACATTAGAACCAGGTTCAGCCCTCGCCGCCATAGAACAATTGAATTCTCTGGGAATTCACATGGTCCTGGGGTATTTTGCCAGTAGCGAACTGACAGAAATCAAACCATTTGCTGATTCACATGACATGCTCATCTTGTCAACAGGGAGCACAGCAACTTCACTCTCTGTTGATGATAACATACTCCGATTCAATCCTGACGACTCAAACATGGCTGATACAATAGTAATGCTTCTGAAAAATGAGGGCATTCATGATATTGTTCCCCTGGTACGGGATGACATCTGGGGCAATGAACTGAGCTTGTTAATTCATGAAAAAATGGAAACAGATATGACCCTGGATGATATCGAACGATACGATCCTGAAGTAAGTTCCTATGAAGATGTTGTATCCAGGCTTGATACTCAGGTCGGAGCCGTTCTGGCAGAAGAAAAAGCAGAGAATGTAGGGGTGCTGGCACTTACGTTTGGTGAGATAGCACCGATCATGGAGGAGGCATCTGATGCAAAGTATCCAAACATCTCACGTGTCCGATGGTTTGGAACCGATGGAAACACCCTGATTCCTGACATCACGAACTCACGAGTTGCATCGAAATTTGCAGAAGATCAAAAATTTACCGGAACAACATATTCCCGTTTCATTATGGCCCAGGAAACGCCGGTTACGGGTGAATTTATCACGAAAATTGGGTATGACCCTGACGGATATGCATATGGTACCTATGATATGGCGAAAATCGCAGTACATGCAATCGAACTCAAGGGATCTGATGATGCACGTGCATTAAAGACAGCAGTAACTGCAGTTGCAGATATGTATTCAGGCCCTACTGGTGAAACATCTCTTATTGAAACTGGTGACCGATCTGAGATCCATTATGCATTCTGGACTGTAACAACCGATTCATCTGGAAAGGGTACCTGGGAGTTTGTCGGTGAAGCAAACAAATGGGAAGGCGAATCATCACCGGTCATCACCATGAAAGAAGATCATTTGAATGAAGAATAA
- a CDS encoding alpha/beta fold hydrolase, with protein MNNSLKIILTISITICFITLLGAADTPDTDQYYGAMEPFIPTVPTISFNDTPVQYAEVNGVTLGYREFGSGEPLLMIEGFGATMDNWGESFIGILSSKYHVYTYDHRGMGYSSDGDIAPSMTQYADDAAALMSALGHERMHVYGASMGSSISQQLVIDHPDRVWKLILDSNTYSVLIPETKALHNVIETVASNSSEPQGLRNEAQANLKWNGSFEGLSGIDNDVMLVVGTDDVLTPDEVSLQIAGRINGSWLVRFKGLPHTGYHKAPIQYGQNALNFLAMNESPM; from the coding sequence ATGAACAACTCTCTAAAGATTATATTGACAATTTCGATTACTATTTGCTTCATAACCCTTTTAGGAGCAGCCGACACTCCCGACACTGATCAATATTATGGTGCGATGGAACCATTCATTCCCACGGTCCCCACGATCTCATTTAACGACACCCCGGTTCAATATGCAGAGGTAAACGGAGTAACCCTCGGGTACCGGGAGTTTGGTTCCGGAGAGCCGCTCCTGATGATTGAGGGGTTCGGTGCCACCATGGATAACTGGGGGGAGAGTTTCATTGGCATCCTTTCCTCCAAATACCATGTGTATACCTATGATCACCGGGGAATGGGATATAGTAGTGATGGCGATATCGCTCCCTCAATGACACAATATGCAGATGATGCTGCAGCCCTGATGTCTGCTCTTGGGCATGAGCGTATGCATGTGTATGGCGCTTCAATGGGCTCCTCGATATCCCAACAACTGGTCATAGATCATCCTGACCGGGTATGGAAATTAATCCTTGATTCAAATACCTATAGTGTCTTAATTCCGGAAACGAAAGCCTTACATAATGTTATCGAGACTGTAGCAAGTAACTCATCAGAACCACAAGGGCTTCGAAATGAAGCTCAAGCAAACCTAAAGTGGAATGGATCCTTTGAGGGTCTTTCAGGGATTGATAATGATGTAATGCTTGTCGTCGGGACTGACGATGTTCTTACTCCTGATGAGGTTTCTCTTCAGATTGCAGGGAGAATCAATGGATCATGGCTTGTGCGATTCAAAGGACTTCCTCATACTGGATACCACAAAGCCCCGATCCAGTACGGACAGAATGCCTTAAATTTCCTTGCAATGAATGAATCGCCCATGTGA
- a CDS encoding cyclase family protein, with the protein MSIWKYGIFLVCLCSFFLISLPVLAVDPGSGNLTQIWQQMQDYRFVDLTHTFEPGIPHWKGDPDETVETLYSYEPGNGTLGSGFYMQYYCHVGQWGTHVDPPAHFIKGLRTLDQISPREMILPLVVIDIHEKVYQNPDYVVTIDDVKDWEEKNGQIPEGSFVALRTDWSKHWPDQDEMQNTDSFGVAHYPGWSQEVLTYLYEQRNITASGHETTDTDPGIVVSQDKYPLETYILSQNKYQVELLTNLDQVSEVGALIVVAFPKPLDGSGFPARVFAICP; encoded by the coding sequence ATGTCTATATGGAAATATGGAATATTCCTTGTCTGTTTATGTTCATTTTTCTTGATTTCTCTCCCGGTTCTGGCAGTAGATCCGGGATCAGGAAATCTCACTCAGATCTGGCAACAAATGCAGGATTACCGTTTTGTGGATCTCACCCATACTTTTGAACCAGGTATCCCACACTGGAAAGGGGATCCAGATGAGACAGTAGAAACCCTCTACTCGTACGAACCAGGGAATGGAACACTCGGTTCAGGTTTTTATATGCAGTATTATTGCCATGTCGGGCAATGGGGAACTCATGTTGACCCTCCGGCACATTTCATAAAAGGACTCCGAACCCTTGATCAGATAAGTCCACGGGAGATGATTCTCCCCCTGGTAGTGATAGATATTCACGAAAAGGTGTATCAAAACCCGGATTATGTTGTCACAATTGATGATGTAAAGGACTGGGAAGAGAAAAACGGTCAGATACCTGAAGGCTCTTTTGTCGCTCTTCGGACCGACTGGTCAAAACACTGGCCTGACCAAGATGAAATGCAGAATACCGATTCCTTCGGGGTTGCCCACTATCCGGGATGGAGCCAGGAGGTACTCACCTACCTGTATGAACAGCGAAATATTACTGCATCCGGACATGAAACAACCGATACTGACCCAGGTATTGTTGTAAGCCAGGACAAATATCCACTGGAGACCTACATTCTTTCCCAGAATAAATATCAGGTTGAATTATTGACAAATTTGGATCAGGTTTCTGAAGTTGGAGCTCTGATCGTTGTTGCATTCCCAAAACCTCTCGATGGATCTGGATTCCCAGCCAGAGTTTTTGCTATATGCCCGTAA
- a CDS encoding LytS/YhcK type 5TM receptor domain-containing protein, which yields MTSSQPHGFFGDYLTLFAACEVYIYVFMEIVTKIHVVEQVIFKRATNRDYIGFVIIFGLFSIFGTYIGIPVEDGVISNIRDLSPMISGLVGGPYVGFIVGLIGGVHRFSLGGETAVTCLIATVLAGLFAGILYHLNKGKLPGIIPAMAFAAAFEIFHGFIGMIMVQPLSEGIELFFRVTPSMVIANALGLAISIIIVNSKIELESFLHPEVQENKEIES from the coding sequence ATGACATCATCACAGCCCCATGGTTTTTTTGGAGATTATCTCACCCTTTTTGCAGCATGTGAAGTGTATATTTATGTTTTCATGGAGATTGTTACAAAAATTCACGTTGTAGAACAAGTAATCTTTAAAAGGGCAACAAACCGTGACTATATCGGTTTTGTGATAATCTTTGGTTTATTCTCTATTTTTGGCACTTATATCGGTATCCCTGTGGAGGATGGAGTTATAAGTAACATCAGGGATCTGTCACCAATGATCAGCGGGCTTGTGGGTGGCCCATATGTGGGATTCATAGTAGGATTAATCGGAGGAGTTCACCGCTTCTCTCTAGGAGGAGAGACCGCAGTTACCTGTCTGATTGCAACAGTTCTGGCAGGGCTCTTTGCAGGCATATTGTATCACCTGAATAAAGGGAAATTACCGGGAATCATCCCTGCTATGGCATTTGCTGCAGCATTTGAAATATTTCATGGATTCATTGGAATGATAATGGTGCAGCCATTGAGTGAAGGAATAGAATTATTCTTCAGGGTAACGCCAAGCATGGTTATTGCAAATGCACTTGGTCTGGCAATCAGTATCATTATTGTGAATAGTAAAATTGAACTTGAGTCCTTTTTACACCCAGAAGTGCAGGAAAATAAAGAAATAGAGTCATGA
- a CDS encoding HNH endonuclease encodes MEQEHASIRGRRPQYWNVIRRQILQRDGYRCQICGEQKDLSVHHIIPLSMGGDSTTGNLRVLCHTCHQQVHGKRVVRDRTKKRFRIRIRYKPMFVPAVLACEWLWNDHRFYRYEIADEQV; translated from the coding sequence GTGGAGCAAGAACATGCATCCATCAGAGGAAGACGACCGCAGTATTGGAATGTTATCCGTCGGCAGATACTGCAGAGAGATGGATACCGATGCCAGATCTGTGGAGAACAAAAAGATCTGTCGGTCCATCACATCATCCCACTCTCCATGGGAGGAGACTCAACTACCGGAAACCTTCGTGTTCTCTGCCATACCTGCCATCAACAGGTACATGGAAAAAGAGTAGTCCGGGACCGTACGAAAAAGAGATTTCGTATCAGAATTCGGTATAAACCCATGTTTGTTCCTGCTGTGCTGGCTTGTGAATGGCTCTGGAATGATCACCGGTTTTATAGGTATGAGATAGCTGATGAGCAGGTATGA
- a CDS encoding HD domain-containing protein yields MNPTALPYLEEVQTHEKNASSTFPPRSKEDNIEPDVRCSARNRIETHIRPYQKTSLAWELLTKVSPISVLWDMAAFTTTGRLRMNDHGSIHAQVTAVSALTILDLLSSSEIEPDIMKKGGDLDDATLIVLVSAVCHDIGNAIHRDDHLSHSMMLAQPILDNILPVIYPDPKTSLLIRTFILSAIHSHHGDPKPLTIEGSIISVADACDMTKGRAYHSTDISTASMHAISTLAIDDVSITRGLNRPVEIQIVMSQIAGMFQVHETLIPKINAGLLKEQINVYIPLQDQYIY; encoded by the coding sequence ATGAACCCAACCGCCCTTCCATACCTGGAAGAAGTACAAACCCATGAAAAAAATGCATCTTCCACTTTCCCCCCACGATCTAAGGAAGACAATATTGAGCCGGATGTGAGATGCTCAGCTAGAAACAGGATTGAAACTCATATTCGCCCATATCAAAAGACCTCCCTTGCATGGGAATTATTAACAAAAGTAAGTCCTATTTCTGTCCTTTGGGACATGGCTGCTTTCACGACCACCGGGCGGCTCAGGATGAATGATCATGGGAGTATACATGCACAGGTCACTGCCGTATCTGCCCTCACCATTCTGGATCTTCTCTCCTCATCAGAGATTGAACCTGACATTATGAAAAAGGGGGGTGATCTGGATGATGCGACGCTTATTGTTCTTGTAAGTGCCGTATGTCATGATATCGGGAATGCCATTCACCGGGATGACCATCTGTCACATTCCATGATGCTGGCTCAGCCAATCCTTGACAATATCCTTCCAGTTATTTATCCAGATCCGAAAACCTCTCTGCTTATCAGAACATTTATTCTATCTGCAATTCATTCACATCATGGAGATCCAAAACCTCTTACTATCGAAGGGAGTATCATTAGTGTCGCTGATGCCTGTGATATGACAAAAGGCCGGGCATATCATTCAACCGATATCTCCACCGCTTCCATGCATGCAATATCCACTTTGGCTATAGATGATGTGAGCATCACCAGAGGGTTGAATCGTCCGGTCGAGATCCAGATTGTTATGTCCCAGATTGCCGGGATGTTCCAGGTCCATGAAACTCTGATACCAAAGATCAACGCAGGATTATTAAAAGAACAGATAAATGTCTATATTCCGCTCCAGGACCAGTATATCTATTAA